Part of the Micropterus dolomieu isolate WLL.071019.BEF.003 ecotype Adirondacks unplaced genomic scaffold, ASM2129224v1 contig_14132, whole genome shotgun sequence genome, cctctgggtatggttgataattatacaattattcactagtgatcagttagttaacaatcgctcaattatcttaaaaaaaaaatcagtcagCCTCATATCAAAGGTGTAAATTGTCATGATAGAGACTTGGAAACAGGCAatatacacacaattcctttttgattacagtgaaatttattaactaaggtgatataaaacttcatacaaagaaataaacaatggctaaacaatgagaatgtggaggTCTATTGTGGGAGAATATGACTCATACAGGCAaaagagaactaatgaaagcaagctatgagttttaagagtttaaaagataatctattaacaactatgggacatcactgatcacagaatgccttgttttgcctgctttggcctgttgcaagGGTCCCATGCTGGCTGCCCGATTTctggctttctgctagggaatcttccggggttctccgtgtctgaatgAAGAAAAGCACTCCAGTGTTGACCGTCCTCAGTCTGGCAATTAGGCTGTTCTTTCAGGTGTCCTTTGTtaccgctggcgagaccacgttgTGGGGTCTGACCTCAGTGGGAGCCGTGTAAGTTAGCTTGACGAAggaagcttaaaaagaacttggtcgttcttgaattaaactagtgtaattTAACGGATTGATAACttttaaccaaaacaaaagacaataaaacgcaattaaagttgctgaaacgagggaaagctgaggtCACAgcgcttcgcgtgtgtggctGGGTCTGAACAAAAGGCCTTGCTGCGCCAGGTCGAACTCTTAGCATTTGACacaaggaaaacaattgtcagtagttagaccttacaaggttagcatttcacaggaatcacatcagaggagaagaacttaactagcttcctGGACATATTGGCtttacacgttcttagagaatataagcaaaaTACACGAATGACATTAGATTATTAACAGGTAAATTTCAGAgtgacatttaaacattaaacggcatttcagacgatggcatgtaatacttattttgtccacttgggggagctcaggttacatgacgatAGCTTGGATTAaccctaaaacaatctttgctCAGAAGCTGGAGAATTTGGTTagttaacattaaattcaagctggaaaaGTAATAGTGTAGGATactatgacatttctttatcatatcctttctaaaAGGAAGTGtcaaagtgttgggaacaaagcattgattacacataaaatgaaggaatgtcattaaccttgctgaaaattaaaacactgcaaaaattaacttatttagattcttttgagcaacaaatattaacaacatggtaacataactactcaaatggagtggagagacctaatCAAGTAAGTAAAAgaattaattaaacaaggtaatgctttgtgtttttgaggagacagtactctgTTCACACAAAGGAATTTAGAGCTGTCCTCCTGTGTCCTGGAGTTCCTCAAATTTACATCTGGCTGTAAaaaaggagaatatcctttgatgtgaggtaattaaacaaagagcaaggtcagttgtcATGGTGACGGGTGGGGTGCAGTTtggggtttcctgccctctcttaagaAGAGTTCCGATAGCCtgttgtaatctctggttagtttctttgtcattttaacagtcaggcaccaaGTGTTATCTCGGCTGCTGCatcagaggtggcaagttttatggtcgaactgcccagaaacagcacttagggagagcgaacctttcaccttttcccttggggtctcttcagctgtctgttgagttGATGTCTCaccctctccctttctttctcccagggagagagaaagaatttggagtagtccaaatttatttgatataaactgcacaaatccacactgttggtacactaCACTATGAATCAgaacttgttaaaaaaaactgttttaaatgttatatacaaaacagaatgaaaaccTGATCTCCACTGGGGGTTCACATGACCTCTTGGCTGGGACCCCATTCGATGGACCCCCATTACCTGAGGATGGTCTCTTCTGAGCAGTCACAGGTCTCTGAGGTGTCACTGTTATGGATGTCAAAGAGCTCCCAGTGGCTGAAGATGGCCACCCTCTCCTTGGTGTGTTGACAGCTGTGTTTGTATTGAATTAGATTAGAAAGGAATCTATTGCAATGTCaaaactacattaaaaacattataaacactGATATGTTAAATATGGTAAACAGCAGAAATGAATTCTAAACAGGATGAGAGAGGATGCTAGTTGCTCTTGAAACGGTCTCCTGTTCAGCATCAGCACCACTGCTGACATATGGACCAGAGAAATCCTATTTCAGAAAGTGATACTTGCCCCGGGGGGCATAGTTGCCTAAGTTGGATGGCTTGGTTTGGTTGGCTCGATGTCCTCAGCAACAGCAGCTGGACAGTCAGTGAGTGTCTGATTCTCTTTGTCCTCTTCATCAACATTTTCAACCACCTTCTCGACACTCAAATCACTGGAATATGATACCGTCTCAACATCACTCTCTCTACTTTGGACAGCAACAATGGCATCACAGCACACTGTAGTAAAAAACTTGCTGGTGTCACTCTAAAATGGATTTAATAGGTGCAAGATTTAGAGTAGTTCAAGTAAAAATAATGTCAATGCAAATGAAGcatttttgagtaaaacattcTACTGACGTCACACAATCCTGTCTGGCTTGCCTAATGTGCACTCTAATTAACATTATAAAAGGATTATGCAAACCCCCGGACTGCTTACATCCCTACATTCCCAAACATTCACACCAATCCCTGAACAATGCACCATGCATGCAACCCTGCACATTTCAGAACAATTGCCGTGTCCTTGAACAACCATCCTCCAAAGCACTTAAAACATTAGTCTGCCTTTTAAAACAATCAGATAAATGGGCAAACAAACTAAGCCCAGAGAAacagtaaattacattttactgcTAACATACAGGAACAATTTCAAATACTGGTACTGAAAGAACTTAAAATACTCCAAGcacaaataatttattcatttagaacAATACAAATCTGATCTAAAATTATAacaacacatttagaaataGTGAATCATCAAATACGTTGTATTTCTGTAAGCATTTATCCTATATGAGAACATTTGAGAAGTGCAATGTGTCTCCATGTAATGTGCAAGGTGCACATGGTATTTTGATTACCATTCTCACCTAATGTTGCAAACTTAGACATAACAAGCTGAACTTGATGCATGTATTTCACAATAACTCTAATAAGACATTCtaacaatcacaaaaaatattttagggattttactttattgttgatatatCCAGTCCGACGAAACAAGGAGATGTTCTTTCAGGAAAGTTTGCCGGTTGTATGAGTTCATGGCCTTATAGCCAGACCTATAATTACATTTAGTAGCCAATGGCATTGTACAGCTAAACAATAGGACCCATTGGCTATGTAAATGAGGTCTctccaaaaaaaaagaattccttcagtttcaatggGGTCCTCGCGTGTTTCATGTTCAGGCCCtaataattccttcagtttcaatggGGTCCTCACGTGTTTCATGGTCGGGCCCtaataattccttcagtttcaatggGGTCCTCACATGCTTCATGCTCACGCCCtaataattccttcagtttcaatggGGTCCTCGCGTGTTTCATGCTCGGTCCCtaataattccttcagtttcaatggGGTCCTCGCGTGTTTCGTGCTCGCGCCCtaataattccttcagtttcaatggGGTCCTCGCgtgtttcatgctcgggccctaataattccttcagtttcaatggGGTCCTCACATGTTTCATGCTCTGGCCCtaataattccttcagtttcaatggGGTCCTCACATGTTTCATGCTCACGCCCtaataattccttcagtttcaatggGGTCCTCGCgtgtttcatgctcgggccctaataattccttcagtttcaatggGGTCCTCACATGTTTCATGCTCTGGCCCtaataattccttcagtttcaatggGGTCCTCACATGTTTCATGCTCACGCCCtaataattccttcagtttcaatggGGTCCTCACATGTTTCATGCTAAATAAATTCCctaaataaagttaattattggaacatttttttaaagtttgattCATGATCATAATTGTGGTTTAGCTCAATAAACGACCAGTTGTTCAATCATGacaataatttaatttgttggACATCAGCCAGTGCATCTGCTGCAAGAACAACATATATGGAACAATCTAGAATTACTGTATTCTTTGAGATGTAACTGGTGAGTTAAAACCAGAATATAAGACAAAGCACATTGGTTGATGGTTTTGttctaatattataataatataccAGAGACTCACATATTTCCTACACAACCTGTATATGCATACTTGCATATTTGGTAAATATCCTTAAATTTGggaaatgtaatattgttatgAAGGTGTAAGTACCATATATGAACAGAATCAGTGTGTGTCTATAAGGAAGCACATTGATAAGCCTACATATGGcatggaaaataaatgttttttctacAAGGATAAAGAATAATTCCCAAATCAAAGGAGATGGTGTAATGATACTGtgttattatttcttttaagtgACTCAGCCTCAGAGACTTCATTATGGCCTGCGTAATCAGGGAGGTACATGTTACCTTAACAGTGTCCTACAAGTTCTCTTCCATACAACAGAGATCCACGACAGGTTTGAAACATCTTTCATCTGTAGCAAATATAAGTACAAGGAGAgtattttaaatgtgaataaaacaTTCACAGGAATTGTATAATAAAGTGattcatttgtgttttaaacttAGAAAACTCCACCAGTGAGCATATTACCAGGCAGTAAACAGTCACTATTCACTGAGAAACTACTTTCTTCCTGAAGGTTGGATTCAGAATTACATGCAGATCAGCTGAGAAACATCTTCAAAGACTTGAAGGAAAAGACATGTGGAACAGAAGCTATCACAGCAACATTTGGGATTGCAGATGGTAAAAATGGACagtaataaataagaaaaaaaatttcaaataGCAAGGGGCAATATATAAAAAAGCCACATATTAAGTAAGATGCTTAGATGAAATTTATATATGACACTCAACAAAAATATAACCGCTTTTGTTTTTGGAGAAGTCGTCTATGCACACAAAAGGCTTATTCCATTCAAATTATGTATCAGATTTGTTAAAATCTGTGATAGTgaacacttctcctttgccaagagaATCCATCCAGCTGAAAGGTGTGGCATATTTTTGTTGAGTGTAGAGTGAATTTAATGTATCCTTTTGCAGTTTCTGAACAACGTGATGCTGCTGATTGCCTGGAGATGATTTTATGTAAGACCAGCCAACAGGTCTCTGAGGTGAGGACAGTGTTATTTACAGATTATTTAAATCCATAGGGTGACTGCTCTCGCACTTCATGcttttcaaaatcaaatcaagtaATCTGAATGTTGTgttgtaatttatatttttaaatcaagGTTTTCCAAGGAGAGCTGACGTACACAACAAAATGCTCCAAAGGCCACAGCATCAATGAAGAAACAAATCCATTCTGGACTCTTCCACTGTCACTGAAAGATACCGACGATACAGTCAACAGTGTGGTAAGCAGCCAAAGTTCAGAGTGCTAGTCCAGTATTGTTATGTGATGTGAGCAGCTAATGTAATTTactaaatttgttttttcacagaAAAGCAGCTTCAAAACAATGTTTGAGTCAAAATCATTCAGTGGAGACGACAAGGTGTACTGCAatgaatgtaaaaagaaaagaggggCAAAAACTGTGAGTTTTGACCttaataacaaaacataaactgTAGGCAGGCTAACTTTTATACTGgaatcaaatgaaaacattacCTGTTAGTTTGTAGTTCTGAGATCAGATTTAGTGTTTAACATTCTTGTGTTATTCAGGGATGTGAGATGGTGAAATCTCCTCAGATTTTGATTCTGCTCCTCAAGAGATTTGACTTTGACTACAACACCATGTCCCATGTCAAATCCGACTGCTGTGTGGCTGTGCCATGTGAATTACAAATAAAGGCaaggaaaattatttttataattttttaaagtttttaaaacatcttttaatactttacttGACTGTGCTCTTCTCTGTAGAACAAGACGTACAAACTGTACGGGATGGTGAATCACATGGGCAGTCTAAGAGGTGGACATTACACAGCCACCATCCTGTCCAACAAGGACAAAACCTGGTATGAGTTTAATGATGATCGTGTCAACAAGGTGAGAGAGATCTTACTTCATCTGTTCCATTAAACATAACAACAGAAAGATCAAACATTAACCTAAAATTTGTTGACactgtttggtttgtttctgtTGAATGATGCAGGTTGAAGAACAACCATTTTCAGAAACCGGGACTTACAAGTATGTTTGTCAAAATCCATTTCATTGAATTTTGTCAATAATCTGAGATATATTACTTTATCTATCCAGAAGTATATTGACGGTATATATTTCCTTTCTTGTTGTTCTATGCAAACAATGACTTCAAAATTATTGTTCACCAGGTCAAAGGTTGCATATTTGCTCCTGTACAGaggtaaaaacataaaatacatagagaaatatttttaaatatgattGTAATATTAACTGACCATTGCCAAATATATAATGTGTTCCTCACCTCAAAGCCTCAGAGTCTAAGATGTCCCATGAGACCCAGACAAAAGATCTGACGGACAACACATTGCAAAAGCAGGATGATACAAGTAAGCTGGAatcatgaatatctgtacaacATTTATGGAATTTTATGCAAATTCATCAAATAGATGTTGAGATGTTTTGCTAGATAAGTGAAACATATGACCTGCTTGTGGCACCAGAGGAAAACTCAGAAAATCACGGATCTCTATGGGTGTCTTTACCAAACTCcatggcaattcatccaatagATGTTTCAGTATGGAAGTGATAGACTGACCATCCAACCATGCTGCTTGCATGGCTAGTAACgaataaataacaatattataaatattatgaTTAACTAATACTGATCTTGACTGATTATATCTTTCTTTTACTTCAAAGTCACAGGGTGTCAGAAGCCTGGAGAAAATTCTGGAGATCTGACAGGTGAGGTGAACTCAGTCAGAGAAAAAAGTGGACAGGGCCGGccctgacagtgttggagccctAGGAGAGATTTGAAATTGGCGCCCCCCTCATGCCTAATTCTAAAAACACAACCGCAGGGGTTGGGCTCATCACTCCATAATCCTCAAGAATTGTTTAAAAAGTTCAGCAGccaataatgaataatgaagaATTGTGATCAGTATCCACATAGCCTTGTTAACCTCCACATCATAGCATCAATTGGGAGACCATTGTTAACCTCCACATCATAGCATCAATTGGGAGACCAAAGCTATCCTAGTATGTGTCCCCTCATAAACTGTCAACCCAGATACTGTTTTTCTTGCATTGCAAAAAGCTGAGATGATTCGCACAGATGCATAAACCTTCTCTTGCGGCGACCCCTGACATTTTGTGCCCTAGGCAACCACCTATGTCGCATTTACCACGAGCCGGCACCTGACAGTAGACATGAAAAGACACAGGGTAATCTGTCTATAAATGGAGACAGCACGCATTCCAggattttacataaaaagacCAACAGCAAGTCTATTTTgtacatacattacatacatgcatgcaaaaTGCACTGATGTCATATGCAATACAGTATAGGCCTATAGTTATTGTTTTCTAAGTATACATTACTGGgaagtatactgtatgttgacATGGAGACTTTTTAGGgattaaatcattaaaatgttgttctTCGTAATATTGATACAGATTATTACtgaatattttacttttcttcCACTTCAACGCCACAGTGTGTCAGAAGCCTGTTGAGACCAGTTCAGAAGATCTGACAGACGGAGTGAAATCAGTCAGAGAAGAAAGTGGCAAGGACTGTGGAAAGCCGAGTAACCTGCTACACAGTGAAGATGAAAAGACACAGGGTAATCTGTCTAAAAATGGAGACAGCACGCATTCcagtattttacataaaaacaccaaCAGCAAGTCTGATAATGTGAAGAAAACTAAAGCAGGTGTTGAATAAATGTTGCTAAACTCCCATAAACAAGGACTGGATGAGGAGATAAAGGCAGAGAAGCAGAAACAaagaggtaaaaagaaaaacatgtgaCTTCCTGTCTGCGCCATGTGGTGAATCAGTGTATATCTATTGCAGTAGGTTACACAAATTACCACTTTCAATTGGCtctatgtaatttattttatacatacattacatacatgcatgcaaaaTGCACTGATGTGTCATATGCAATACAGTATAGGCCTATAGTTATTTTTTTCCAAGTCTACATTACTGGgaagtatactgtatgttgacATGGAGACTTTGCAGGgattaaatcattaaaatgttgttctTAGTGATATTGATACAGATTATTACtgaatattttacttttcttcCACTTCAACGCCACAGTGTGTCAGAAGCCTGTTGAGACCAGTTCAGGAGATCTGACAGACGGGGTGAAATCAGTCAGAGAAAAAAGTGGACAGGGCCGGccctgacagtgttggagccctAGGAGAGATTTGAAATTGGCGCCCCCCTCATGCCTAATTCTAAAAACACAACCGCAGGGGTTGGGCTCATCACTCCATAATCCTCAAGAATTGTTTAAAAAGTTCAGCAGccaataatgaataatgaagaATTGTGATCAGTATCCACATAGCCTTGTTAACCTCCACATCATAGCATCAATTGGGAGACCAAAGCTATCCTAGTATGTGTCCCCTCATAAACTGTCAACCCAGATACTGTTTTTCTTGCATTGCAAAAAGCTGAGATGATTCGCGCAGATGCATAAACCTTCTCTTGCGGCGACCCCTGACATTTTGTGCCCTAGGCAACCACCTATGTCGCATTTACCACGAGCCGGCACCTGACAGTAGACATGAAAAGACACAGGGTAATCTGTCTATAAATGGAGACAGCACGCATTCCAggattttacataaaaagacCAACAGCAAGTCTATTTTgtacatacattacatacatgcatgcaaaaTGCACTGATGTCATATGCAATACAGTATAGGCCTATAGTTATTGTTTTCTAAGTATACATTACTGGgaagtatactgtatgttgacATGGAGACTTTTCAGGgattaaatcattaaaatgttgttctTAGTGATATTGATACAGATTATTACtgaatattttacttttcttcCACTTCAACGCCACAGTGTGTCAGAAGCCTGTTGAGACCAGTTCAGAAGATCTGACAGATGGGGTGAAATCAGTCAGAGAAGAAAGTGGCAAGGACTGTGGAAAGCCGAGTAACCTGCTACACAGTGAAGATGAAAAGACACAGGGTAATCTGTCTAAAAATGGagtgtaatgggaattccatgAGTACCATCTCCAAACACAGTCATGTAATTAATGTTACTCACTGAGGGCCTCTGGTTTATCAGGTACTGGGTAAATGTATGTGATGTTTCCAGGGGGTCatgtcttttattgttttacaacatGTACCTGTCTGTGCTTGATTGCCTTTACGCTAGATTTAGATTGAGTGTCGTCCAGAGGACCTCTTAAAGACATGTTCCAGTGGTAAGTTTGTGCTGACCCTGAGATTAGgataaaagctgcatgtgctgagacactgcagctcacttGGATGATACTCTGATGCGTGTGTCCCAGTGAGTTctttctgcagaagacttgaactTCACAGAAAGACCAGTGTTCGCCTAAACTGTTTAATTTAAACCTCGAATTGTCGGCTCATCACACCCGTGAGAGGACTTTGACACTCGGAGTTGAGTGCAAAGCTGGAGTCTGGGACTCTGGACTTCAAACCTCCCCTCCAAACTATGGGTGAGACGTTGAGGGCTTGAAGCCTGAGTGTCCGACGCTCGTTCACCGCTGTGATCCATAAGAACCTGATGGCTGGCAACACTCTCTTTCTGGTGAATAGGTCGGCCCCGGGGCCGCTGTGTGAACTGACAAAGCTTTTTTATAAAAGTACTATAGTCAGGAAATTGCTGTTGGACAGTGGATTTCCTTTGGGTCTGGGACCTTACTGGTGCATGGTGTTTTCTTTTGGGTCTGGGACCCATAATAAAACGAGAGGTGTGTGAATCACAAGACTCACTACAAAATTTAAGTAAGGGGTTTTTACTAAGGGTTATTATTCTGAGGGAATACAAATATTGTTGAATGCTGAATGTGTTTACCATAGATATGGTATGACTGAACTGCGAATGACAACAAATTGAGTGAGATCTGAAAATAGCCTTGTGTGAACGGATTGTGAacgaggaagagaaagaaaaacagaacgTGTGTGAAAAAGAGGCTTTTGTAAACAGAATAAGAACTTTTTCAGAATAGAAGCTTTTCCATggtatagaaaataaataaatgcattccagcattttacataaaacaacagCAAGCCTGAACATGTCAGGAAAACTAAAGTAGATGCTAAAGAAATGTTCAAAATGTTGCATCAACAAGACCTGGATGGGGAAAAAGTGCAATGAAAAGGGCagagaagcagaaaaaaagaggtaAAAAGTAGAACATGTGGCCTACTATCTTCAATATGTGTGAAGGAAATCAGTGTGTATCTATATCAGTAACCTACATAAATGACCACTTTCAATTAAAAAGTGAATCTTTCATATATTACCTCTCCGGGAACCATCACCTTATCGTGGTGGAGAGGTTTGCGTGTCCCGGTGAAcctggaggctgtgttgtctgGAGCCTAGTGCTCCTGGTACGGTCTCCAAGGCAAAGTGGTTTCAGGTGAGGGGCCAGACTGCGAATGGTTCACAAAGACCCTTGATGAAAAAACGAGGAAGAGTAGGAGAGACCCTGTGTTCCCAGCACCTTTGCACAGGATGGTTCTTGACTGTGAGCTGGTTCAGAGTGAGGTTGACGTGGGTGTGCTATCGGCATTGCCTATTGGAGGTATGCACCTTATTTTGGGGAACGGTTTGGCTGGTAGCAGAGTTTGGGCTGACACTCCTCCCTCACCAATAGTCACTTTGTGTCCATCTGAGTTTGTGTCTGATAAGAGTTCTGGGGCATTGCAGGAAGTGTCTCCAGCCTGTGTGGTTACACGTGCTATGCAGAACTTGCTTATTGATGTGTTACCTGAATCTAACAGTGTTGATGTGCCGTTCCATCTCTAGCTGAGCTGCCCTTGTCATTGTCTCATGGTGAGGTGGTTCAGGAACAGTGCAATGACGTCTCTTTGAAGGAAACATTTCAATGTGTTGTGCCTGCCTCGGACATTGGTAATGTGGCATCTGGCTACTTCGTGCATAATGGATTGCTGTTCAGAAAATGGGTTCCAGTGAGTGAGGATGGTGTGAAATGTGATGTTTTCCAGATAGTTGTGCCATTGAAGTTTTGTCCACTTGTTTTGAAAGTGGCACATGATTGTGGCACTTTGGTGTCCGGAAAACA contains:
- the LOC123966736 gene encoding ubiquitin carboxyl-terminal hydrolase 47-like translates to MILCKTSQQVSEVFQGELTYTTKCSKGHSINEETNPFWTLPLSLKDTDDTVNSVKSSFKTMFESKSFSGDDKVYCNECKKKRGAKTGCEMVKSPQILILLLKRFDFDYNTMSHVKSDCCVAVPCELQIKNKTYKLYGMVNHMGSLRGGHYTATILSNKDKTWYEFNDDRVNKVEEQPFSETGTYKSKVAYLLLYRASESKMSHETQTKDLTDNTLQKQDDTMCQKPVETSSEDLTDGVKSVREESGKDCGKPSNLLHSEDEKTQVCQKPVETSSEDLTDGVKSVREESGKDCGKPSNLLHSEDEKTQ